The Actinomycetes bacterium genome includes the window GTCGAGCATCAAGGCGTGCCTGTCGGGCGCGGCCCCGCTGCCGCTGGAAGTTGCCGAACGCTTCGAGCGCTACTCGGGCGGCCGGCTCGTCGAGGGCTACGGCCTGTCCGAGAGCTCCCCGGTGGCGCTGGCCAACCCGGTCTACGGCAAGCGCAAGGCGGGCACGGTCGGCATGCCCCTACCCGACACCGAGGCCCGGGTCGTCGACCCGTCCGACCCGAGCCGTGCCCTGCCCACCGGCGAGTCAGGCGAGCTGGCCATCCGCGGTCCCCAGGTGATGCGCGGCTACTGGAACCGGCCTGACGACTCCGCTCAGGTGCTCCAGGGCGGCTGGCTGCTCACGGGCGACATGGCGGTGATGGACGACGAGGGCTACTTCTCCATCGTCGACCGCAAGAAGGACCTCATCATCGCGGGCGGCTACAACGTCTACCCGCGTGAGGTCGAGGAGGTGCTCTACGAGCACCCCAAGGTCGCCGAGGCCTGCGTGGCCGGGGTGCCCGACCCCTACCGCGGGGAGACGGTCAAGGCATGGGTGGTCCTGCGCGAGGGCGAGCAGGCCACCCCGGACGACATCCGGGCGTTCGCCAAGGACCGGCTTGCCGCCTACAAGGTGCCCCGCACGGTCGAGCTCCGCGACGAGCTGCCCAAGACGCTGATCGGCAAGGTGCTCCGCCGCGCCCTGGTCGAGGAGGAGCGGGCCAGGGCGGCGGCCGAGGAGGAGACCCAGCCGGAGACCCAGGAGGAGACCCAGCCCAGCCCGGCCGCGCCCGAGGCGGAACTCGGCAAGGCGGGCGGTCAGTGACGCCGGCGCCCACGCCGGCCGGGTTCGAGGGGGTGGGGCAGGGGCTCACCGTCCTCGTCATCGACAACTACGACTCGTTCGTCTACAACCTCGTCCAGTACCTGGGCGAGCTGGGGGCGGACACGGTCGTGTGGCGCAACGACGCGGGCACGCCAGCCGGCGTGCGCGCCCTCGGCGCCGACGGGGTGCTGATCTCCCCCGGCCCCGGCCACCCGCGCGACGCCCGGCTGTCGCTGGACGTGGTGCGCGAGCTGGGGTCGAGCCTGCCGGTCCTCGGGGTCTGCCTGGGGCTGCAGGTGATCGGGCACGCCTACGGCGGCCAGGTGGTTCGTGCCCCCGAGCTGGTCCACGGCAAGACCTCGCAGATGCTCCACGACGGCGCCGGGGTGCTGGCCGGGCTCCCCCGCCCGTTCGCGGCCACGCGCTACCACTCCCTGGTGGTG containing:
- a CDS encoding aminodeoxychorismate/anthranilate synthase component II yields the protein MTPAPTPAGFEGVGQGLTVLVIDNYDSFVYNLVQYLGELGADTVVWRNDAGTPAGVRALGADGVLISPGPGHPRDARLSLDVVRELGSSLPVLGVCLGLQVIGHAYGGQVVRAPELVHGKTSQMLHDGAGVLAGLPRPFAATRYHSLVVERDGLPADLEVTAETGAGLVMGLRHRRHPVEGVQFHPESVLTEHGHHLLANWLGTLRTARTAA